A genomic region of Mus musculus strain C57BL/6J chromosome 7, GRCm38.p6 C57BL/6J contains the following coding sequences:
- the Asphd1 gene encoding aspartate beta-hydroxylase domain-containing protein 1 isoform 1 (isoform 1 is encoded by transcript variant 1), with protein MWKGGNQEAVIEGSGGELGVPGSWGLQDAACHLARASLPIMFPWPLPLGSSALTMLLGALTSLFLWYCYRLGSQDMQALGTGSRAGGVSGMPDVCSQTGPRGLGDSGEGPRAEGLVSRRLRAYARRYSWAGMGRVRRAAQGGSGLTGGAGVMGIQRPGLLFLPDLPSSPFVPRDAQRHDVELLQSSFPAILRDFGAVSWDFSGTTPLPRGWSPPLAPGCYQLLLYQAGRCQPSNCRRCPGAYRALRGLRSFMSANTFGNAGFSVLLPGARLEGRCGPTNARVRCHLGLKIPPGCELVVGGEPQCWAEGHCLLVDDSFLHTVAHNGSPEDGPRVVFIVDLWHPNVAGAERQALDFVFAPDP; from the exons ATGTGGAAGGGAGGGAATCAGGAAGCAGTCATCGAGGGGTCAGGTGGAGAACTGGGGGTACCAGGGAGCTGGGGTCTGCAAGATGCAGCTTGCCACTTAGCCAGGGCCTCTTTGCCTATCATGTTTCCATGGCCACTGCCTCTAGGCTCCTCAGCCCTTACTATGCTCCTCGGAGCCCTCACTTCTCTGTTCCTTTGGTATTGCTACCGACTGGGTTCCCAAGACATGCAGGCCCTGGGGACCGGGAGCCGAGCTGGGGGTGTTAGTGGTATGCCTGATGTATGTTCTCAGACTGGCCCAAGGGGCCTTGGGGATTCTGGAGAAGGACCCAGGGCAGAAGGTCTAGTGAGCAGGCGGCTTCGGGCCTATGCCAGGCGTTACTCCTGGGCTGGGATGGGTAGGGTGAGGCGGGCAGCTCAGGGAGGCTCTGGCCTCACAGGAGGGGCAGGGGTCATGGGCATTCAGCGCCCTGGCTTACTTTTTCTACCAGACCTGCCTTCGTCCCCCTTTGTACCACGTGATGCCCAGAGGCATGACGTGGAGCTCCTACAGAGCAGCTTTCCCGCCATTTTGCGGGACTTCGGGGCTGTGAGCTGGGACTTCTCAGGAACTACTCCTCTGCCTCGGGGCTGGTCCCCACCCCTGGCCCCTGGGTGCTACCAGCTCCTGCTGTACCAAGCAGGCCGATGCCAACCCAGCAACTGCCGGCGGTGCCCAGGAGCCTATCGGGCACTGAGGGGGCTACGGAGCTTCATGAGTGCCAATACCTTCGGCAATGCTGGCTTTTCCGTTCTACTGCCTGGGGCCCGGCTTGAGGGCCGCTGTGGACCCACCAATGCTCGGGTTAGATGCCATCTGG GCCTGAAGATCCCTCCTGGTTGTGAGTTGGTTGTTGGTGGTGAGCCCCAGTGCTGGGCTGAAGGGCACTGCCTCCTGGTGGACGACTCCTTCCTGCACACAGTGGCTCATAATG GATCCCCTGAAGATGGGCCTCGAGTGGTCTTCATTGTGGACCTCTGGCATCCTAATGTGGCTGGGGCAGAACGCCAAGCTCTCGACTTTGTCTTCGCTCCAGACCCTTGA
- the Asphd1 gene encoding aspartate beta-hydroxylase domain-containing protein 1 isoform 2 (isoform 2 is encoded by transcript variant 2), with product MSANTFGNAGFSVLLPGARLEGRCGPTNARVRCHLGLKIPPGCELVVGGEPQCWAEGHCLLVDDSFLHTVAHNGSPEDGPRVVFIVDLWHPNVAGAERQALDFVFAPDP from the exons ATGAGTGCCAATACCTTCGGCAATGCTGGCTTTTCCGTTCTACTGCCTGGGGCCCGGCTTGAGGGCCGCTGTGGACCCACCAATGCTCGGGTTAGATGCCATCTGG GCCTGAAGATCCCTCCTGGTTGTGAGTTGGTTGTTGGTGGTGAGCCCCAGTGCTGGGCTGAAGGGCACTGCCTCCTGGTGGACGACTCCTTCCTGCACACAGTGGCTCATAATG GATCCCCTGAAGATGGGCCTCGAGTGGTCTTCATTGTGGACCTCTGGCATCCTAATGTGGCTGGGGCAGAACGCCAAGCTCTCGACTTTGTCTTCGCTCCAGACCCTTGA